A single window of Corythoichthys intestinalis isolate RoL2023-P3 chromosome 21, ASM3026506v1, whole genome shotgun sequence DNA harbors:
- the pmp22b gene encoding peripheral myelin protein 22b: protein MLLLLLGIVLLHVAALVLLLVSTIVSVWTSNEIGTSDLWTNCSIINGIQRCDGASTGEWIQAVQALMILSIIFSCLALFLFFCQLFTLQKGGRFFITGTFQILASLFVMSGAIIYTVMSPEWVPETDTFGYSYILAWVAFPLALISGLIYVILRKRE from the exons ATGCTGCTGCTTCTCCTAGGCATCGTCCTCCTGCACGTCGCCGCTCTGGTGCTCCTCCTCGTCTCCACCATAGTCAGC GTGTGGACCTCCAATGAAATCGGCACCTCGGACCTGTGGACCAACTGCTCCATCATCAATGGAATTCAGCGCTGCGACGGCGCCTCCACTGGAG AGTGGATCCAGGCGGTCCAGGCCCTCATGATCCTGTCCATCATCTTCAGCTGCTTGGCACTCTTCCTCTTCTTCTGCCAGCTCTTTACTCTGCAGAAGGGTGGACGCTTCTTCATCACTGGAACCTTCCAGATTCTTGCCA GTTTGTTCGTGATGAGCGGTGCCATCATCTACACAGTGATGAGTCCGGAGTGGGTGCCCGAGACGGACACCTTCGGCTATTCCTACATCTTGGCGTGGGTGGCCTTCCCATTGGCGCTGATCAGCGGCCTCATCTATGTCATCTTGAGGAAGCGAGAATGA